The following proteins are encoded in a genomic region of Glycine max cultivar Williams 82 chromosome 18, Glycine_max_v4.0, whole genome shotgun sequence:
- the LOC100802360 gene encoding putative metallophosphoesterase At3g03305 has translation MKLRTQTQKSNAISPHRERSTWLLHVVVATVAILCGICAAESNEGVTHVRGGPDSVVWVVQLSDLHFSVHHPNRALDFANLVGPALSVINPSLVLITGDLTDGKSKDLLTMKQNEDEWVEYRTVLDTVIKRSRLQKSLFFDLRGNHDSFGVPVVGASFDFFSKYSINGQLGRNGSVNSVTLETRDWKHLFVGFDSTMLTGLRGPTNLFGHPTDQLLKDLDLELSQWDSQSEKLVTKISFGHFPLSFSAPSSSGRTLEDVFLKHSISAYLCGHLHTKFGMNLKRHHQLDDHSSSLQKLFQFNIHQSSFESTANCSMGAPPIQEFWEWEMGDWRKSRAFRILAIDRGHVSYVDTDFKSGTKRAIILPTFPLDSRFMLTSSCRHNYECQSVAPSSYETIRALVFSLSPIVSVVARVYDSRSGNLDLVLETQMIKHSGDNSRGNLYVAPWNYRAFEDASPDRFWLQIEANDIAGRSTLTELRPFSINGHSLKLSWGWKEFLVMGCQWASLYYPLFWSALYFLFIFLLLPKALLVFPKKIYTYKNFIANKGIVNGVLWFLQELCRIPTLWFGWIGYLFYLMLCPWFMGQVFTEGKNMVYMTYMGWAIETSNGKGKVEYVGSPDIMVVVLPHLLFVVLPAILVTGALTAERAIYREHMLAFLVKKKDDICMDSRKSVLNGSMVSNVHLSKRLIRKLLFVVCLAICWKHFMNCRTLLKAYEMNPVLHFLGYGISIPLLLAHAISKTRSAE, from the exons ATGAAACTGCGAACCCAAACGCAAAAAAGCAACGCGATTTCACCCCACCGTGAAAGGAGCACGTGGCTTCTTCATGTCGTTGTTGCTACTGTTGCGATTCTGTGTGGCATCTGCGCAGCTGAAAGCAATGAAGGAGTTACGCACGTCAGAGGAGGCCCCGATTCTGTGGTTTGGGTGGTTCAGCTTTCCGATCTTCATTTCAGCGTTCACCATCCAAACAGAGCCCTCGATTTCGCCAATCTTGTGGGCCCCGCTCTTTCCGTTATCAACCCTTCCCTCGTCCTCATCACCGGCGACCTCACAG ATGGTAAAAGCAAGGATTTGCTGACAATGAAGCAGAATGAGGATGAATGGGTGGAATACCGGACTGTACTGGACACTGTTATTAAGAGAAGTAGACTCCAGAAGAGCTTGTTTTTTGACCTCAGAGGCAACCATGACAGTTTTGGTGTTCCGGTTGTCGGTGCTtcctttgatttcttttctAAATACAGCATCAATGGGCAGTTAGGAAGAAATGGGAGCGTCAATAGTGTAACCCTTGAG ACTCGAGACTGGAAACATCTCTTTGTTGGGTTTGATAGCACAATGTTAACTGGCTTACGAGGTCCAACGAATCTTTTTGGGCATCCCACTGATCAATTACTAAAGGACCTAGACTTGGAACTCTCACAGTGGGATTCACAGTCAGAAAAACTAGTTACCAAAATTTCCTTTGGGCATTTTCCACTCTCATTTTCTGCACCCTCTAGTTCTGGAAGGACATTGGAAGATGTTTTCCTAAAGCATTCCATATCAGCTTACCTGTGTGGGCATCTCCATACTAAATTTGGTATGAACTTAAAGCGGCACCATCAACTGGATGATCATTCATCATCCTTGCAGAAactttttcagtttaatataCACCAGAGTTCTTTTGAAAGTACTGCAAACTGTTCAATGGGAGCCCCACCAATTCAAGAGTTTTGGGAGTGGGAGATGGGGGATTGGAGAAAGAGTAGAGCTTTTCGAATTCTAGCCATTGATAGAGGCCATGTTTCATATGTTGATACTGATTTCAAATCTGGGACCAAACGTGCAATTATATTGCCCACTTTTCCATTAGACTCTCGCTTCATGTTAACATCTTCATGCCGTCACAACTATGAATGTCAATCTGTGGCCCCTTCATCTTATGAGACAATCCGAGCTCTggtattttctctttctccaaTTGTATCAGTTGTAGCTAGAGTCTATGATTCACGATCTGGAAACCTTGATTTAGTTCTAGAAACTCAGATGATCAAGCATTCTGGTGATAACTCCAGGGGGAACCTCTATGTTGCTCCATGGAATTACAGAGCATTTGAGGATGCTTCTCCTGATAGGTTTTGGCTTCAAATCGAAGCAAATGACATCGCAGGCAGATCAACTTTGACTGAATTGAGGCCGTTTTCTATCAATGGTCATAGCCTCAAACTTTCATGGGGCTGGAAGGAGTTTTTGGTCATGGGATGTCAATGGGCTTCCCTTTATTACCCATTATTTTGGTCTGCTCTTTACTTTTTGTTcatcttccttcttcttccaaAAGCTCTTCTTGTTTTTCCAAAGAAGATATACACTTACAAGAACTTCATCGCCAATAAAGGCATAGTAAATGGTGTATTATGGTTTCTCCAGGAGCTCTGCAGGATCCCCACATTATGGTTTGGTTGGATAGGATACCTATTTTATCTTATGTTGTGCCCCTGGTTTATGGGGCAAGTTTTTACTGAAGGGAAAAATATGGTATACATGACCTATATGGGTTGGGCCATAGAGACTTCTAATGGAAAGGGGAAGGTTGAGTATGTTGGGTCTCCAGATATTATGGTGGTGGTTCTTCCCCATCTATTATTTGTGGTTTTGCCTGCAATTTTGGTCACTGGTGCTCTGACGGCTGAAAGAGCAATTTACCGGGAACACATGTTAGCATTTTtggtaaagaaaaaagatgatatTTGTATGGACTCTAGAAAATCTGTATTGAATGGCAGCATGGTATCTAATGTTCACCTTAGCAAGCGATTGATTCGGAAGCTTCTTTTTGTGGTGTGCTTGGCAATATGTTGGAAGCATTTTATG AATTGCAGAACTCTTCTAAAAGCTTATGAGATGAACCCAGTACTCCATTTCTTAGGCTATGGTATATCAATCCCCTTGTTGTTGGCACATGCTATCAGCAAAACCAGAAGTGCTGAATGA
- the LOC100802884 gene encoding chromatin assembly factor 1 subunit FAS1: MASPTEVIDVDAENAPTPTPPPPLPPQDPKSNRAKTIMRKRKKVPSLLQNLKSYEEKQAHIETLEKELDALFRYYQEAMAQKVRVELSQCGGSRNVVVAALMEESDLPLSKLVDEIHDKLNEEVSNGAIVLAEPVTYATVKSSALFVGQRVSYGVPNADADVLEDHAESCLWCWETRDLKLMPKSVRGELSVRRTCRRRIHERIMAISEMIAALKKLESEPDYNQGLIKASAKLNKAFPEADIRLLVDGLLQKNSEDMDKKRTSQENKLLIKQLERNRKEAEKEKEKESMHNELQRETLLNESDLKLSQDEARNGEKSSEKKKQIKKQVDEAEKDQRRREKAEAELKKKRSLQKQASIMERFLKRSKIIPSSPSSEKDIVSTKSTASDLPSSKSESLFESATLSMDCTLASSRDVMLEDIRKTQFSSWRSLGQSLRSNRKQRWGLRQKPRTEVFKELKLSAIKTAVQDVELDTEKHVDRLGECSSDISSCPMNADSSPDAKYSRGRQLLQFDKSHRPAFYGVWPAKSHVVGPRHPLRKDPSLDYDVSSDEEWEEEEPGESLSDCDKDEEECQEECTKSDEESEDGFFVPDGYLSEDEGAQVDRMEIDDDIDGADSSPSCKNDIESEEFCALLRQQKYLNNLTEHALRKNQPLIISNLINDKDLSSDHNISGTPKLEQMCLQALSMYVIPGISCIEIYVDKMQDEDQEVCLSTGKSGASPISGVAVIPDSDLPIIVTTIQSCSQGMNKVLVSLQQKFPSVSKSLLKNKVREVSDYVDNRLQVKKEVLDKLGSAVKPEKSSGGPRSIAAFFSKRCLPPTGEGSKPGETSPLPPLKSSSAIDERPQSSYNI; this comes from the exons ATGGCATCGCCGACCGAGGTTATCGACGTCGACGCCGAAAACGCTCCTACTCCTACTCCACCTCCTCCTCTTCCACCGCAAGATCCGAAATCGAATCGCGCCAAGACCATCATGCGGAAGCGGAAGAAGGTTCCCTCGTTGCTGCAAAACCTAAAGAGCTACGAGGAGAAGCAAGCGCACATCGAAACCCTCGAGAAGGAGCTCGACGCGCTGTTCCGCTACTACCAAGAAGCCATGGCTCAGAAAGTGCGTGTCGAGCTGAGCCAGTGCGGTGGTTCGCGAAATGTTGTCGTCGCGGCGCTGATGGAGGAGAGCGACCTTCCACTGTCGAAGCTCGTGGACGAGATTCACGACAAGTTGAACGAAGAAGTAAGTAACGGCGCAATCGTGCTGGCGGAGCCTGTGACCTACGCGACGGTGAAGAGTAGCGCGTTGTTTGTGGGACAGAGAGTGTCGTACGGCGTGCCAAACGCTGATGCTGATGTATTGGAGGACCATGCCGAGTCGTGTCTCTGGTGTTGGGAG ACTAGGGATTTGAAATTGATGCCAAAATCCGTTCGAGGAGAGCTCAGTGTTCGACGCACTTGCCGGAGAAGGATCCATGAGAGGATTATGGCTATCTCTG AAATGATAGCAGCTCTGAAAAAGCTAGAGAGTGAACCTGATTACAATCAAGGCTTAATTAAGGCATCGGCAAAGCTCAATAAAGCTTTTCCCGAAGCAGATATCCGCTTGTTAGTGGATGGCTTGTTGCAGAAGAACAGTGAAGACAT ggACAAGAAAAGAACAAGCCAAGAAAATAAATTGCTAATTAAGCAGTTGgagagaaatagaaaagaagctgaaaaagagaaagagaaagaaagcatGCACAATGAACTGCAAAGAGAAACACTGCTCAAT GAATCAGATTTAAAATTGTCACAAGATGAGGCAAGAAATGGTGAGAAATcttctgaaaagaaaaaacagataAAGAAACAGGTAGATGAGGCAGAAAAGGATCAACGGCGTAGAGAGAAAGCAGAAGCTGAATTAAAAAAGAAGCGGAGTTTACAAAAGCAAGCCTCAATTATGGAGCGTTTTctgaaaagaagtaaaattatTCCCTCATCTCCATCATCTGAGAAGGACATAGTTTCAACTAAATCAACTGCATCTGATTTGCCAAGCAGCAAGAGTGAAAGTTTGTTTGAGTCAGCTACACTTTCAATGGATTGTACTCTTGCATCAAGCAGGGATGTTATGCTTGAAGATATTCGCAA GACACAATTTTCTTCATGGCGCTCTTTAGGACAATCATTGCGCTCAAACAGAAAACAGAGATGGGGCTTACGCCAGAAACCTCGGACTGAAGTTTTTAAGGAACTTAAGCTGAGTGCCATTAAAACTGCTGTTCAAGATGTTGAGTTGGACACGGAGAAACATGTTGACAGATTGGGAGAATGCAGTTCTGATATCAGTTCATGCCCAATGAATGCAGATAGTTCTCCTGATGCCAAGTACAGTCGGGGTAGACAATTATTGCAGTTTGATAAATCTCATAGACCTGCCTTTTATGGTGTTTGGCCTGCAAAAAG TCATGTTGTTGGACCACGCCATCCTTTAAGGAAGGATCCAAGCCTGGATTATGATGTCAGCAGCGATGAGGAATGGGAAGAG GAGGAACCTGGTGAAAGTCTTTCTGATTGTGATAAAGATGAAGAGGAATGTCAAGAGGAATGTACAAAGTCTGATGAAGAAAGTGAAGATGGGTTCTTTGTACCAGATGGATATCTTTCTGAGGATGAG gGTGCACAAGTGGACAGAATGGAAATAGATGATGACATTGACGGGGCTGATAGCTCCCCTAGCTGTAAGAATGACATAGAGAGCGAGGAATTTTGTGCTTTACTTCGGCAGCAGAAATATCTAAATAATTTGACAGAGCATGCTCTCCGGAAAAATCAACCCTTGATTATATCAAATTTGATTAATGACAAGGACCTTTCATCTGATCACAATATTAGTGGTACTCCTAAGCTGGAGCAGATGTGCTTGCAAGCCTTGAGTATGTATGTAATTCCTGGCATCTCATGTATAGAAATATATGTGGATAAAATGCAAGACGAGGACCAAGAAGTCTGCCTCTCTACTGGTAAAAGTGGTGCTAGTCCAATATCTGGTGTAGCTGTCATACCTGACTCAGACCTACCCATAATT GTGACTACTATTCAAAGTTGTTCTCAAGGTATGAATAAAGTGTTAGTGTCTTTGCAACAGAAGTTCCCTTCTGTATCTAAGTCCTTATTGAAGAATAAAGTGCGTGAAGTATCTGACTATGTTGATAACCGCTTGCAG GTGAAGAAAGAAGTTCTGGATAAGCTTGGCTCGGCAGTTAAACCTG AAAAAAGCAGTGGGGGACCAAGGAGCATTgctgcatttttttcaaaaaggtgCTTGCCCCCGACTGGGGAAGGTTCGAAACCTGGTGAAACTTCACCACTGCCACCCCTGAAATCATCTTCTGCCATTGATGAACGACCTCAAAGTTCATATAACATATAA
- the LOC100798113 gene encoding phosphoglycolate phosphatase 1A, chloroplastic isoform X2 has protein sequence MLRSSTLTQSVTVTCVHHSHRQWFQSIPVNYRFCDAARNSLSSNSAIFKWKRTANYNRNRSGMGTFTTRALAQPLQNADELIDSVETFIFDCDGVIWKGDKLIEGVPETLDMLRSKGKRLVFVTNNSTKSRKQYGKKFETLGLNVSEEEIFASSFAAAAYLKSIDFPKDKKVYVIGEDGILKELELAGYQYLGGPEDGGKKIELKPGFLMEHDEDVGAVVVGFDRHFNYYKIQYGTLCIRENPGCLFIATNRDAVTHLTDAQEWAGCISTKLAVPSRLTNLKTVQHYQYTVGAQWLALSVDLLNVNH, from the exons ATGCTCAGGAGCAGCACGCTAACACAGAGTGTTACAGTCACCTGTGTTCATCACAGTCACAGACAATGGTTCCAATCAATTCCCGTAAATTATAGATTCTGTGACGCTGCTCGGAACTCTCTATCATCCAACTCCGCCATCTTCAAGTGGAAAAGAACGGCTAATTATAATCGTAACCGTTCTGGAATGGGAACCTTCACCACGCGCGCGTTGGCGCAGCCGCTCCAGAACGCCGACGAACTCATCGATTCCGTCGAGACATTTATTTTCGATTGTGACG GAGTTATATGGAAAGGTGACAAATTAATAGAAGGGGTGCCTGAAACGCTTGACATGCTTCGGTCAAAG GGCAAAAGATTAGTTTTTGTCACCAATAACTCAACAAAGTCTAGGAAGCAATATGGAAAGAAGTTTGAAACACTTGGCCTGAATGTCAGCGAG GAGGAGATTTTTGCATCATCCTTTGCAGCTGCTGCATATCTGAAGTCCATTGATTTCCCAAAAGATAAAAAG GTTTATGTCATTGGAGAAGATGGTATCTTGAAGGAGCTTGAGCTTGCTGGATATCAGTACCTTGGTGGGCCG GAAGATGGTGGGAAAAAGATAGAACTGAAGCCAGGATTTTTGATGGAGCATGATGAAGAT GTTGGAGCAGTTGTTGTTGGATTTGATCGCCACTTCAACTACTATAAAATCCA GTATGGGACACTCTGTATACGTGAAAACCCTGGATGTCTTTTCATTGCTACAAACCGAGATGCTGTTACTCATCTCACAGATGCTCAAGAATGGGCAG GTTGCATTTCAACCAAATTAGCAGTTCCTAGCAGGCTCACAAACCTGAAAACAGTTCAACACTATCAATACACA GTGGGGGCTCAATGGTTGGCGCTATCAGTGGATCTACTCAACGTGAACCATTAG
- the LOC100798113 gene encoding phosphoglycolate phosphatase 1A, chloroplastic isoform X1 produces MLRSSTLTQSVTVTCVHHSHRQWFQSIPVNYRFCDAARNSLSSNSAIFKWKRTANYNRNRSGMGTFTTRALAQPLQNADELIDSVETFIFDCDGVIWKGDKLIEGVPETLDMLRSKGKRLVFVTNNSTKSRKQYGKKFETLGLNVSEEEIFASSFAAAAYLKSIDFPKDKKVYVIGEDGILKELELAGYQYLGGPEDGGKKIELKPGFLMEHDEDVGAVVVGFDRHFNYYKIQYGTLCIRENPGCLFIATNRDAVTHLTDAQEWAGGGSMVGAISGSTQREPLVVGKPSTFMMDYLANKFGISKSQICMVGDRLDTDILFGQNGGCKTLLVLSGVTTLAMLQSPNNSIQPDFYTNKISDFLSLKAAAV; encoded by the exons ATGCTCAGGAGCAGCACGCTAACACAGAGTGTTACAGTCACCTGTGTTCATCACAGTCACAGACAATGGTTCCAATCAATTCCCGTAAATTATAGATTCTGTGACGCTGCTCGGAACTCTCTATCATCCAACTCCGCCATCTTCAAGTGGAAAAGAACGGCTAATTATAATCGTAACCGTTCTGGAATGGGAACCTTCACCACGCGCGCGTTGGCGCAGCCGCTCCAGAACGCCGACGAACTCATCGATTCCGTCGAGACATTTATTTTCGATTGTGACG GAGTTATATGGAAAGGTGACAAATTAATAGAAGGGGTGCCTGAAACGCTTGACATGCTTCGGTCAAAG GGCAAAAGATTAGTTTTTGTCACCAATAACTCAACAAAGTCTAGGAAGCAATATGGAAAGAAGTTTGAAACACTTGGCCTGAATGTCAGCGAG GAGGAGATTTTTGCATCATCCTTTGCAGCTGCTGCATATCTGAAGTCCATTGATTTCCCAAAAGATAAAAAG GTTTATGTCATTGGAGAAGATGGTATCTTGAAGGAGCTTGAGCTTGCTGGATATCAGTACCTTGGTGGGCCG GAAGATGGTGGGAAAAAGATAGAACTGAAGCCAGGATTTTTGATGGAGCATGATGAAGAT GTTGGAGCAGTTGTTGTTGGATTTGATCGCCACTTCAACTACTATAAAATCCA GTATGGGACACTCTGTATACGTGAAAACCCTGGATGTCTTTTCATTGCTACAAACCGAGATGCTGTTACTCATCTCACAGATGCTCAAGAATGGGCAG GTGGGGGCTCAATGGTTGGCGCTATCAGTGGATCTACTCAACGTGAACCATTAGTTGTTGGAAAACCCTCAACGTTTATGATGGATTACTTGGCAAACAA ATTTGGCATTTCGAAGTCACAGATATGTATGGTTGGGGACAGATTAGACACTGATATCTTGTTTGGACAAAATGGTGGTTGCAAAACTCTTCTTGTGCTCTCAGGCGTCACCACACTGGCCATGCTTCAGAGCCCTAACAACTCCATACAGCCGGACTTCTATACCAACAAAATTTCAGATTTTCTTTCCCTGAAAGCTGCAGCTGTATGA
- the LOC100803412 gene encoding sister chromatid cohesion 1 protein 4 has protein sequence MFYSQFILAKKGPLGTIWIAAHLERKLRKNQVADTDIGVSVDSILFPEVPIALRLSSHLLLGVVRIYSRKVNYLFDDCSEALLKIKQAFRSTAVDLPPEESTAPYHSITLPETFDLDDFELPDNDILQGNYVDHHVSTREQITLQDSMEGVVYTTSQFGLDERFGDGDASQIGLDLDEVLLNDKAATSEHDGFGASLHQNDEKKPEIDDLPTAAEVSKYAEGPSTPGLEEPNLFGTQMDQGNNEVDYHNSADLISLEATQKESLNHQRENDAIDCSLQNNGNHISLDLHHEDNACDLVEMDSKKEKQEHLACLVVMKDQENLIPNDHCLMSLPLVDSSNKDYPTTLLPECEGGMINASDVAEKEEDLQDGVLANNNLVSAPLANFVVSAPLMNNEKVASPSHVTSDQEDLSCKPLSNNMDESRGPGSDGHLLDGNTLSKHEVLNDIEISKSEGQSCLFDDAPVSNVISPLGSPGRPEVVDEEAQASQELKEAETLNHVSHEAVQPTESILRPCMSHLGQPSLSFVEGEKCHVTDASNPALSYQETMEPSVSKETPNSGKTDMQLESQIFSNKVESINRSAATDMPEPEKLLSAYQHDGEANDLLMASTPDNQGATEGHTGAAGEKYISGKKRSYTESTLTVQSMDLIESYTGAQSKRTAESVPDDDDLLSSILVGRKSSVLKMKPSPAAPEIASMKRVRSASAPRTSALKRKVHMDDMMVLHGDTIRQQLTNTEDIRRIRKKAPCTRHEILMIQRQFLEDEIFHEPIFMDLSTDLTILRNETFDLTGIKVIEYGLDSSSVEKTNDQESYSRTHTEIHGVEGNNEPMAVQLQEDAEVQPTEVPVLSESHQSKVNLGSHDIDAHGHTSIISHVEELDSSQNVELNNLRANIAVSEAENCSVGPGHESSSLTEVFENDFAASLALMDKTNDLVDSIHSNILSIPNAENLNTIPILEDDFVEDQSDRNGVGAIKCSMETGTQVQTDGVDANDLYTSLATGSTETDEFTNIQASFNGDLPLEENGNSLLGQLNEDQIVASGMDCDDKDARPDCIFIENAKVDCLQSEALGLDEKESLLKDEEIPVCQEAELQSTMCPEIRSPLVDQNDENDMIANDTGFLNVGDDEIIGDDDDYQSCAEGTNLENSGWSSRTRAVANYLQTVFDKEDLHGRKELHLNNLLVGKTRKEASRMFFETLVLKTRDYVHVEQTKPFANVSIKPRMKLMKSDF, from the exons TCTCCGTAg ATTCCATTCTTTTCCCTGAAGTACCAATTGCACTCCGTTTGTCCAGCCATCTTCTACTTGGTGTGGTGAGGATATATTCTAGAAAGGTGAATTACCTTTTTGATGACTGCAGTGAAGCCTTGCTTAAGATTAAGCAAGCTTTTCGTTCCACAGCAGTTGATTTGCCACCTGAAGAGTCCACTGCACCTTACCATTCCATCACCTTACCTGAGACTTTTGATCTTGATGATTTTGAACTACCAGATAATGACATTCTTCAAGG TAACTATGTTGATCACCATGTCAGTACTAGGGAGCAGATTACACTGCAAGATTCTATGGAGGGTGTGGTTTACACTACTTCACAGTTTGGCTTGGATG AGCGCTTTGGTGACGGTGATGCTTCTCAAATTGGGTTAGACCTTGATGAG GTTTTGTTAAATGACAAAGCTGCTACTTCAGAGCATGATGGCTTTGGTGCTAGTCTTCATCAAAATGATGAAAAGAAACCGGAG ATTGATGATTTACCCACTGCTGCTGAAGTCAGTAAATATGCTGAAGGTCCATCAACCCCTGGACTGGAAGAGCCAAATTTATTTGGAACTCAGATGGATCAGGGCAATAATGAAGTTGATTATCATAATTCAGCAGATTTAATATCACTGGAGGCCACACAGAAAGAATCGCTGAATCACCAAAGGGAGAATGATGCAATTGATTGCTCCTTGCAAAATAATGGGAATCATATTTCTTTAGATTTGCATCATGAAGATAATGCCTGCGATCTGGTTGAAATGGATAGCAAAAAAGAGAAGCAGGAGCATTTAGCATGCCTGGTTGTAATGAAGGATCAAGAAAATTTGATACCTAATGATCATTGCTTAATGTCATTACCCTTGGTGGACTCTTCCAATAAAGACTACCCTACCACCCTGTTACCAGAATGTGAAGGTGGGATGATCAATGCTTCTGATGTAGCTGAGAAGGAGGAGGACTTACAAGATGGAGTTTTGGCAAACAATAACCTAGTTTCTGctcctttggcaaattttgttgTTTCTGCTCCTTTGATGAACAATGAAAAAGTTGCTTCTCCTTCTCATGTTACTTCTGATCAAGAGGACCTCTCATGTAAACCGCTGTCTAACAACATGGATGAATCTCGGGGTCCAGGATCTGATGGTCATTTGCTGGATGGTAACACATTATCAAAGCATGAAGTTCTGAATGACATTGAAATTTCTAAGAGTGAGGGGCAATCCTGTCTGTTTGACGATGCTCCAGTATCCAATGTTATCAGTCCTCTAGGATCACCTGGTAGACCTGAAGTTGTTGATGAGGAAGCTCAGGCCTCTCAAGAACTGAAGGAAGCAGAGACTTTAAACCATGTATCTCATGAAGCTGTGCAGCCCACTGAATCAATCCTTCGGCCATGCATGTCCCATCTGGGCCAGCCTTCTCTGTCATTTGTTGAAG GTGAAAAATGTCATGTAACTGATGCTTCAAATCCTGCTTTAAGTTACCAAGAGACTATGGAGCCTTCTGTATCTAAAGAAACACCTAATTCAGGGAAAACTGATATGCAACTTGAGAGTCAGATATTTAGTAATAAAGTAGAAAGTATTAACAGATCTGCTGCTACTGACATGCCAGAGCCTGAAAAGTTGCTCTCAGCTTACCAACATGATGGTGAAGCAAATGATTTGCTGATGGCATCTACTCCTGACAATCAGGGTGCAACTGAAGGCCATACAGGTGCTGCAGGAGAAAAATACATCTCCGGTAAAAAACGTAGCTACACAGAAAGTACTCTTACAGTGCAGAGTATGGATTTGATTGAATCTTACACGGGAGCTCAATCCAAGAGAACTGCTGAGTCTGTTCCCGATGATGATGATCTACTGTCATCTATATTAG TTGGTAGAAAGTCTTCAGTCTTGAAAATGAAGCCCAGTCCTGCAGCCCCTGAAATAGCATCAATGAAGCGTGTTCGTTCTGCTTCTGCACCACGTACTAGTGCCTTAAAGAGGAAGGTGCATATGGATGATATGATGGTCTTGCATGGCGA TACAATACGCCAACAATTGACAAATACGGAAGACATTCGTCGCATACGGAAAAAAGCTCCTTGCACTCGTCATGAGATTTTAATGattcaaagacaatttttgGAGGATGAAATTTTCCATGAACCAATATTTATGG ATTTGTCTACTGATTTGACTATTCTGCGAAATGAGACATTTGATCTGACTGGAATCAAGGTTATTGAGTATGGTTTAGATAGTTCTTCTGTAGAAAAAACAAATGATCAAGAGTCCTATTCTAGAACACATACTGAAATTCATGGAGTGGAGGGTAATAATGAACCTATGGCAGTCCAACTCCAAGAAGATGCAGAAGTGCAACCTACTGAGGTACCTGTTTTGTCTGAGAGTCATCAGTCTAAGGTTAACTTGGGATCTCATGATATTGATGCTCATGGGCACACGAGTATtatttctcatgtggaggagcTTGACAGTTCTCAAAATGTTGAATTGAACAATCTCAGAGCAAATATTGCAGTTTCTGAAGCTGAGAATTGCTCTGTTGGCCCTGGGCATGAATCTTCATCCTTAACTGAAGTCTTCGAAAATGATTTTGCTGCATCACTGGCTCTCATGGATAAAACCAATGATCTCGTTGATTCTATCCATTCAAATATATTGAGCATTCCAAATGCTGAGAATTTGAATACAATCCCTATTCTAGAGGATGACTTTGTGGAGGATCAAAGTGATAGAAATGGAGTAGGTGCTATTAAGTGTAGCATGGAAACTGGAACACAAGTTCAAACAGATGGTGTGGATGCCAATGATTTATATACATCCTTGGCCACTGGTTCTACAGAAACTGATGAATTTACTAATATTCAGGCTTCCTTTAATGGTGACCTACCATTGGAGGAAAATGGAAACAGCTTGCTAGGGCAGTTAAATGAGGATCAAATTGTTGCTTCTGGCATGGATTGTGATGACAAGGATGCAAGGCCTGACtgcatatttattgaaaatgctAAAGTAGATTGCTTACAATCTGAAGCACTTGGATTAGATGAAAAAGAGAGTTTGTTGAAAGATGAAGAAATCCCTGTCTGTCAGGAAGCTGAACTACAAAGTACAATGTGCCCTGAAATTAGGAGTCCTTTAGTAGATCAGAATGAT GAAAATGACATGATTGCTAATGACACAG GGTTTTTGAATGTTGGTGATGATGAGATAATTggggatgatgatgattatcaaTCATGTGCTGAAGGAACTAACCTTGAAAATAGCGGATGGTCTTCCAGAACCAG GGCTGTTGCCAATTATCTGCAGACTGTGTTTGATAAGGAAGATCTACATGGAAGAAAGGAGTTGCATCTTAACAATTTATTAGTTGGTAAAACACGGAAGGAAGCATCTCGGATGTTTTTTGAAACTCTG GTTCTCAAGACAAGGGATTATGTCCATGTAGAACAGACAAAACCCTTTGCCAATGTTAGCATAAAACCTCGAATGAAGCTTATGAAGTCAGATTTCTGA